From Proteus vulgaris:
ACAGTCGATTTTGATGACACTATTTTTGCTGGTTTCTCTATCTGGCATTATCAAATTTGTCGATCAACTCCGTAAAGTAGGGCAAGGGGATTTCACCACACTTGATGCGGGTATTTATGCGATCTTAAATATCCTTAAAGATGTGCAGATCTTCTTCCCCATGGCTGCGTTACTCGGTGCATTATTAGGGTTAGGTGCATTGGCAACACGCAGTGAGCTGGTGGTGATGCAGGCATCTGGTTTTACACGTTTGCAAATCGCAGGCTCTGTGATGAAAACCGCTATCCCATTAGTACTGTTGACAGTCCTGATTGGCGAATGGGGGGCACCACAAGGTGAACAATATGCACGTAACTATCGCGCTGAAAAAATCATGGGTAACTCTTTAGTTTCCACTAACCGTGGTATGTGGGCTAAAGATGGCAATCAATTTATTCATATCAACCGAATAAAGAGCCAAAATGAGATGCAAGGCATCACACTCTATGATTTTAATAATGATAGAAAACTAGAAACTGTGCGTTATGCATCAAGTGCAACCTATGATGTCGATAAAAAAACGTGGATGTTAAAACAAGTCGAACAGTCAGATTTAACCGATCCACAAAAAATCACAGGTAAAAAACAGGTATCACTTGAATGGCCAACCCGATTAACGCCAGAAAAATTGAGCGTTGTGGCCTTAGATCCTGATGCATTA
This genomic window contains:
- the lptG gene encoding LPS export ABC transporter permease LptG translates to MFGVLDRYIGRTILQSILMTLFLLVSLSGIIKFVDQLRKVGQGDFTTLDAGIYAILNILKDVQIFFPMAALLGALLGLGALATRSELVVMQASGFTRLQIAGSVMKTAIPLVLLTVLIGEWGAPQGEQYARNYRAEKIMGNSLVSTNRGMWAKDGNQFIHINRIKSQNEMQGITLYDFNNDRKLETVRYASSATYDVDKKTWMLKQVEQSDLTDPQKITGKKQVSLEWPTRLTPEKLSVVALDPDALSISGLYQYVKYLKQSGQESANYELNFWKKIFAPVSVAVMMLMALSFIFGPLRTVPMGLRVLTGISFGFLFYIVNEVSGRLSLVYGIPAVIAALVPGILFLTLSLWLLMRRNR